From the genome of Maniola jurtina chromosome 10, ilManJurt1.1, whole genome shotgun sequence, one region includes:
- the LOC123869215 gene encoding 28S ribosomal protein S24, mitochondrial, which yields MNSLIKFAQCSSLSGCSPVFASQFHTSSALSRVVSGKYRITKKRDRPLTYEMANPPHYIAHRKSWNSWNTSSLKDGLRRSETAVEDEFIRRFFTGTWHGLVCSEIIIKRQFNHIRVAAIVRRAVSPTKMYFLIGYTEELLSNWIQCPVTLELQTVDSFKDVVFKYI from the exons ATGAACTCTCTCATCAAATTCGCTCAG TGTTCATCGCTGTCGGGATGCTCACCAGTGTTCGCATCCCAATTTCACACGTCTTCTGCTTTGAGCAGAGTGGTTTCAGGAAAGTACAGAATAACCAAGAAGAGAGACCGACCACTGACATATGAGATGGCCAATCCTCCTCATTATATCGCTCATCGCAAGTCCTGGAACTCTTGGAATACTT caAGTTTAAAAGATGGACTTAGAAGGTCAGAGACTGCGGTTGAAGATGAGTTTATTAGAAGATTTTTCACTGGCACTTGGCACGGCCTGGTGTGTAGTGAG ataataataaaacgtCAGTTCAACCACATTCGCGTAGCGGCCATAGTGCGTCGAGCCGTGTCCCCCACTAAGATGTACTTCCTCATCGGCTACACGGAGGAGTTGTTGTCAAACTGGATACAGTGCCCCGTCACACTAGAGCTACAGACCGTGGACAGCTTCAAAGATgttgtatttaagtatatttag